Proteins encoded by one window of Acuticoccus sp. MNP-M23:
- a CDS encoding sigma-70 family RNA polymerase sigma factor, whose product MTVREELIRQIPNLRAFAVSLSGNAERADDLVQEALMKAWASIDMFEPGTNMRAWLFTILRNVYYSDFRKKRREVEDADGKMAANLATHPEQLGHLDMVDFREALGKLASDQREALVLVGASGFSYDEAAEICGCAVGTVKSRVNRARTKLAELLSVQSGGEYGPDHHSRSVVDSRKF is encoded by the coding sequence ATGACTGTCCGCGAAGAACTCATCCGGCAGATCCCCAATCTGCGCGCATTCGCTGTCAGCCTCAGCGGCAATGCCGAGCGGGCGGACGATCTGGTGCAGGAAGCCCTGATGAAGGCATGGGCAAGCATCGACATGTTCGAACCCGGCACCAACATGCGCGCATGGCTCTTCACCATCCTGCGCAACGTCTACTATTCCGATTTTCGGAAAAAGCGGCGCGAGGTGGAGGATGCCGACGGCAAGATGGCCGCCAACCTTGCCACGCATCCCGAGCAGCTGGGCCACCTCGACATGGTGGATTTCCGCGAAGCGCTCGGGAAGCTGGCGTCTGACCAGCGCGAGGCGCTGGTTCTGGTCGGCGCGTCCGGCTTCTCGTACGACGAAGCCGCCGAAATCTGTGGCTGCGCCGTCGGCACGGTGAAAAGCCGGGTGAACCGGGCGCGCACCAAGCTGGCAGAGCTTCTGTCCGTCCAGTCGGGTGGCGAGTATGGGCCGGACCATCACAGCCGTTCGGTGGTCGATTCGCGCAAGTTCTGA
- a CDS encoding NepR family anti-sigma factor — MSDDPRGKEEDDPLQDVIGTQLKVMYESVLTEPIPDRIVELLTQLDAIDLPQNPESDDSGTADKQ, encoded by the coding sequence ATGTCAGACGATCCCAGAGGGAAAGAAGAGGATGATCCTCTGCAGGACGTGATCGGCACCCAGCTCAAGGTCATGTACGAATCCGTTCTGACCGAACCCATTCCCGACCGCATCGTCGAGCTTCTGACCCAGCTTGACGCGATCGACCTGCCGCAAAACCCAGAAAGCGACGATTCCGGGACGGCCGACAAACAATGA
- a CDS encoding response regulator, protein MSLAQTIAPHIPYLRRFARSLTGSQPSGDAYVEAVLQALVADSALYETKLPPRVALYRILIKVWDSVAVNNDVEERTELFEKRLDSMVPRARQAFLLTTVEGFSVQEAAAILNTDVAGVRGLIDDAGRSIADQVATSVLIIEDEPMIALDLESLVESLGHEVAGIARTHTEAIDAVNSRQPGLVLADIQLADGSSGLDAVNEILSTMNVPVIFITAYPERLLTGDRPEPAFLITKPFETDTVKAVISQALFFSTGAAG, encoded by the coding sequence ATGTCGCTGGCTCAGACTATTGCTCCCCATATCCCCTATCTGCGCCGGTTTGCGCGATCCCTGACCGGGAGCCAGCCGAGCGGTGACGCCTATGTCGAAGCTGTGCTGCAGGCTCTTGTCGCCGACTCGGCCCTTTACGAGACCAAGCTGCCGCCGCGCGTCGCCCTCTACCGGATCCTCATCAAGGTGTGGGACTCGGTGGCCGTCAACAACGATGTGGAAGAGCGGACCGAGCTGTTCGAGAAGCGGCTTGATTCCATGGTGCCGCGTGCGCGCCAGGCGTTTCTCCTCACCACGGTCGAAGGGTTTTCCGTTCAGGAAGCGGCGGCCATCCTCAACACCGATGTTGCAGGCGTCCGCGGGCTGATCGACGATGCCGGCCGCTCCATTGCCGATCAGGTGGCCACCAGCGTCCTCATCATCGAGGATGAGCCGATGATCGCGCTCGACCTTGAATCCCTGGTGGAGAGCCTCGGTCACGAGGTTGCCGGCATTGCCCGGACCCACACCGAGGCGATTGACGCGGTCAATTCTCGCCAGCCCGGCCTCGTCCTGGCCGACATTCAGCTGGCCGACGGCAGCTCAGGCCTCGATGCGGTCAACGAGATTCTTTCCACCATGAATGTGCCGGTGATCTTCATCACCGCCTATCCGGAACGTCTCCTCACCGGCGACCGGCCGGAGCCTGCATTCCTCATCACCAAGCCGTTCGAAACCGACACGGTGAAGGCCGTCATCAGTCAGGCGCTGTTCTTCAGCACGGGTGCTGCCGGCTGA
- a CDS encoding deoxyribodipyrimidine photo-lyase, translating to MTRAHARVKALNALTPSNDGNYVLYWMQHSQRATDNPALEHAAARANECGKPLKVLFVVDPTYPEANARHYTFMLEGIAETKQAVERRGIHFALRLGSPPEIAAAEARNASVAVTDRGYLRHLAAWRDQLAEDAPCLAEMVEGDVIVPVEAASDKLESAARTIRRKLHDRTDEFATLPDTVTLEHKAKGLDHADDRAIDDVAAFIEALEIDASVGPVDGFKGGTRMAMARLKAFADDALDAYGEGRSDIVNRNVSHLSPYLHFGQISPVTIYRAVKASGAGDDDKAGYVDEMLVRRELAVNFVHYNKDYDSVSGLPGWARDTLEAHASDERPAVFTASEMEHSKTDDPYWNAAMREMRLTGYLHNHLRMYWGKRIITYTNTPGHAYRTALALNNKYLLDGRDCNSYANVGWLFGVHDRGWPEREIFGKVRSMTPGGLKRKFDVDGYVKWANAL from the coding sequence ATGACGCGCGCTCACGCTCGGGTGAAGGCGCTCAACGCGCTGACGCCTTCGAACGACGGCAACTACGTGCTGTACTGGATGCAGCACAGCCAGCGCGCCACTGACAATCCGGCTTTGGAGCACGCGGCAGCACGCGCCAACGAATGCGGTAAGCCGTTGAAAGTGCTGTTTGTCGTCGACCCAACCTACCCCGAGGCCAACGCGCGCCACTACACCTTCATGCTGGAGGGAATCGCGGAAACCAAACAGGCGGTGGAGCGGCGCGGGATCCACTTTGCATTGCGGCTGGGGTCACCACCCGAAATTGCCGCCGCGGAAGCACGAAACGCCAGCGTTGCAGTGACCGATCGCGGATATCTGCGCCATCTTGCCGCGTGGCGCGATCAACTGGCCGAAGACGCGCCCTGCCTCGCCGAAATGGTGGAGGGCGACGTGATCGTGCCCGTGGAGGCCGCATCCGATAAGCTTGAAAGCGCAGCGCGCACCATCCGCCGCAAGCTGCACGACCGGACCGACGAGTTTGCCACCCTGCCCGACACCGTCACGCTGGAGCACAAGGCCAAGGGCCTGGACCATGCCGACGATCGCGCGATCGACGACGTGGCGGCCTTTATCGAGGCGCTGGAGATCGACGCCAGCGTCGGCCCGGTGGATGGCTTCAAGGGGGGCACGCGGATGGCCATGGCCCGCCTCAAGGCCTTTGCGGACGATGCGCTGGACGCCTACGGCGAAGGACGGTCGGATATCGTCAACCGCAACGTCTCCCACCTCAGCCCCTATCTGCACTTCGGCCAGATCTCGCCGGTGACCATCTACCGTGCGGTCAAGGCTTCCGGCGCGGGCGACGATGACAAGGCGGGATACGTGGACGAAATGCTGGTGCGCCGCGAACTGGCGGTGAACTTCGTCCACTACAACAAGGACTATGACAGCGTGAGCGGCCTGCCCGGGTGGGCCCGTGACACGCTGGAGGCCCATGCCAGCGACGAACGGCCCGCCGTCTTCACGGCAAGCGAGATGGAGCACTCCAAGACCGACGACCCCTACTGGAACGCTGCAATGCGCGAGATGCGGCTCACCGGCTACCTGCACAACCACCTGCGCATGTACTGGGGCAAGCGGATCATCACCTACACCAACACGCCGGGTCACGCGTACCGGACCGCCCTGGCGCTGAACAACAAATATTTGCTCGACGGGCGGGACTGTAATTCCTACGCCAATGTCGGCTGGCTCTTCGGCGTTCACGATCGCGGCTGGCCCGAGCGCGAGATCTTCGGCAAGGTCCGCTCCATGACACCCGGCGGCCTCAAGCGAAAATTCGACGTGGATGGTTACGTCAAATGGGCCAACGCGCTCTAG
- a CDS encoding ABC transporter ATP-binding protein, translating to MTQPALLEARHITKSFGPVRASDDVSLSVSEGEIVALLGENGAGKSTLVKMMFGTLQPDDGAFYWRGKAARLGEPADARALGIAMVHQHFSLFEAFTAAQNIALALPDLPMAEIAERTRTVSRAYGLALDPDALVADLSVGERQRIEIVRCLLQNPKLIIMDEPTSVLTPQEVERLFAVLRRLASEGCAVLYISHKLDEVRDLCSRAVVIRAGRVVAEADLAATTSAALAEAMVGAAINTVERAAPAQMQTPALVVNALTQASNRPFGTELRDVTFTVHEGEVFGIAGMAGNGQAELFACLSGENPSQRDAISLFGTSVGAGGVDARRSLGAAFVPEERLGHGAVPGFDLVENIILSRHLPGDGTVGPGGLVRRGAARRALDRVVSHMDVRGPGAKAPARALSGGNLQKFVMGRELDRAPRLLVVDQPTWGVDAGAAANIRQAIIDLAAAGAAVLVISQDLDELFEIAGRIAVISQGRLSEARPAGELTRVEVGILMGAGHNEEASVAH from the coding sequence ATGACACAGCCTGCGCTGCTAGAGGCGCGCCATATCACCAAATCGTTCGGTCCCGTGCGCGCGTCCGATGACGTGTCGCTTTCGGTGAGCGAGGGCGAGATCGTCGCTCTTCTGGGCGAGAACGGCGCGGGCAAGTCGACCCTCGTCAAGATGATGTTCGGCACCCTCCAGCCAGACGATGGCGCCTTCTACTGGCGCGGCAAGGCGGCCAGGCTTGGCGAGCCCGCCGATGCCCGTGCCCTCGGCATTGCCATGGTGCACCAGCATTTCTCGCTGTTCGAGGCGTTCACCGCAGCGCAGAACATTGCCCTTGCCCTGCCTGACCTGCCGATGGCGGAAATTGCCGAGCGCACCCGCACGGTCAGCCGCGCCTACGGCCTGGCGCTGGACCCCGATGCGCTGGTCGCGGACCTTTCGGTGGGGGAGCGGCAGCGCATCGAAATCGTCCGCTGCCTCCTCCAGAACCCGAAGCTCATCATCATGGATGAGCCGACGTCGGTGCTGACGCCGCAGGAGGTGGAGCGCCTGTTTGCGGTGCTGCGCCGGCTGGCCAGCGAAGGCTGCGCCGTCCTCTACATCTCCCACAAGCTGGACGAGGTGCGCGACCTTTGCTCCCGCGCCGTGGTGATCCGCGCCGGCCGCGTGGTTGCCGAAGCCGACCTTGCCGCCACAACCTCCGCAGCCCTTGCCGAAGCGATGGTGGGCGCTGCCATCAACACGGTGGAGCGGGCTGCCCCGGCGCAAATGCAAACCCCCGCGCTGGTGGTGAACGCGCTGACACAGGCCAGCAACCGCCCCTTCGGCACCGAGCTTCGGGACGTGACGTTCACCGTCCACGAGGGCGAGGTGTTCGGCATTGCGGGGATGGCCGGCAACGGGCAGGCGGAGCTCTTTGCCTGTCTCTCCGGCGAAAACCCGTCGCAGCGCGATGCCATCAGCCTCTTCGGCACCAGCGTGGGCGCAGGCGGCGTCGATGCCCGCCGGTCGCTGGGCGCTGCCTTCGTGCCGGAGGAGAGGCTCGGCCATGGCGCGGTGCCGGGGTTCGACCTTGTCGAGAACATCATCCTGTCCCGCCACCTGCCTGGTGACGGGACGGTGGGGCCGGGGGGGCTTGTCCGCCGCGGTGCGGCGCGGCGCGCGCTGGACCGGGTTGTCAGCCACATGGATGTGCGCGGTCCGGGGGCAAAGGCGCCCGCCCGCGCGCTGTCCGGCGGCAACCTGCAAAAATTCGTCATGGGCCGGGAGCTGGACCGCGCACCGCGCCTGCTGGTGGTCGACCAGCCCACATGGGGCGTGGACGCCGGGGCCGCCGCCAACATCCGCCAGGCCATCATCGACCTTGCAGCGGCCGGCGCCGCGGTGCTGGTAATTAGCCAGGATCTGGACGAGCTGTTCGAGATTGCGGGGCGCATTGCCGTCATCTCACAGGGGCGGCTTAGCGAAGCGCGGCCGGCCGGCGAGCTGACGCGCGTGGAGGTCGGCATTCTGATGGGCGCCGGGCACAATGAGGAGGCAAGCGTTGCGCATTGA
- a CDS encoding ABC transporter permease → MRIELRRRTGGASLLREVASPVIAVAFTALVGAGLFALLGKPPLSALHAYFIEPLSDIWSLHELAVKAAPLILIAVGLSACYRANVWNIGAEGQLVAGAIAGSAIPVLFPAATGPWLMPAMIVMAMAGGAAWASIPAVLKNRFGASEILVSLMLVYVAELLLDYLVRGPWRNPEGYNFPETRQFPPSARIGELFSAGDWGGRANWGIVIAIAIAVLTWLLLSRTLKGFEISVSGASPRAARFAGFDARATALFVFLFSGALAGLAGMIEVSGAIGQLRPSISPGYGFAAIIVAFLGRLNPLAVILAGLLLALTYLGGEAAQMSLGLSDRTTRVFQGVLLFSVLASETLVRYQIRIVRNRPADAALPEAAR, encoded by the coding sequence TTGCGCATTGAACTGAGGCGGCGCACCGGCGGTGCCAGCCTGCTGCGCGAGGTGGCATCGCCCGTCATTGCGGTGGCCTTCACCGCGCTGGTGGGGGCAGGGCTCTTCGCACTTCTGGGCAAGCCGCCGCTCAGCGCACTCCACGCCTATTTCATCGAGCCATTGTCGGACATCTGGTCGCTTCACGAGCTTGCGGTGAAGGCGGCGCCGCTCATCCTCATCGCAGTCGGCCTCAGCGCCTGCTACCGCGCCAATGTGTGGAACATCGGCGCGGAAGGCCAGCTTGTGGCAGGCGCCATTGCCGGCAGCGCCATTCCGGTTCTCTTTCCGGCAGCCACAGGGCCGTGGCTGATGCCGGCGATGATCGTGATGGCGATGGCCGGGGGGGCGGCATGGGCCAGCATTCCCGCGGTGCTGAAAAACCGTTTCGGCGCCAGTGAAATCCTCGTCTCGCTCATGCTGGTCTACGTTGCCGAACTTCTGCTCGACTATCTGGTGCGTGGCCCCTGGCGCAATCCCGAGGGCTACAACTTTCCCGAAACGCGGCAGTTTCCGCCGTCGGCGCGGATCGGCGAGCTGTTTTCCGCCGGGGACTGGGGCGGCCGCGCCAACTGGGGCATCGTGATTGCGATCGCCATTGCGGTGCTGACCTGGCTGCTCCTGTCGCGCACCCTCAAGGGGTTCGAGATTTCGGTGAGTGGCGCCAGCCCGCGGGCCGCCCGCTTCGCCGGCTTCGACGCCCGCGCCACCGCGCTCTTCGTGTTCCTGTTCTCCGGCGCCCTGGCAGGGCTGGCGGGGATGATCGAGGTGTCGGGCGCCATCGGCCAGCTGCGGCCTTCCATCAGCCCCGGATACGGGTTTGCCGCCATCATCGTGGCGTTTCTGGGCCGGCTCAATCCGCTGGCGGTCATTCTGGCGGGGCTTCTTCTGGCGCTCACCTATCTGGGCGGGGAGGCGGCGCAGATGTCGCTCGGCCTGTCGGACCGGACGACGCGGGTCTTTCAGGGTGTTCTCCTTTTCAGCGTCCTGGCGAGCGAAACCCTCGTGCGTTACCAGATCCGCATCGTGCGGAACCGTCCGGCGGACGCCGCCCTGCCGGAGGCTGCGCGATGA
- a CDS encoding ABC transporter permease: MMVEALLLTVITAATPLLLAAIGELVAERSGVLNLGVEGMMVVGAVAAFAASQSTGSTYVGILAAVLAGSAMALLFAILAVWMATNQVATGLALTLFGLGVSGLVGESFVGLPGLRLAPIEIPLLSDIPFIGEALFGQDILFYASIALTIGVSWFLFRTRAGLRLRAVGDAPVAAHAIGINVLLTRTLAVVFGGACAGLAGAQLTLVYTPQWIENISAERGWIALALVVFASWRPARLVVGAYLFGAVTNLQFQAQGLGIPVASQFLSALPYVATIVVLVVIASNRRFTMINTPAALGQPFVPDR; this comes from the coding sequence ATGATGGTCGAAGCTCTGCTCCTCACCGTCATCACCGCCGCAACGCCGCTTTTGCTTGCCGCCATCGGCGAGCTTGTGGCCGAGCGCTCCGGCGTTCTCAACCTTGGTGTGGAGGGCATGATGGTGGTGGGCGCGGTTGCCGCGTTTGCGGCCTCCCAGTCCACCGGCTCCACCTATGTGGGCATTCTGGCAGCGGTGCTGGCGGGCTCGGCCATGGCGCTCTTGTTCGCCATCCTTGCGGTGTGGATGGCCACCAACCAGGTCGCGACGGGGCTGGCACTTACGCTGTTCGGGCTTGGCGTTTCGGGGCTGGTGGGCGAATCGTTCGTGGGTCTGCCCGGTCTGCGCCTCGCGCCAATCGAGATCCCGCTCCTGTCGGACATTCCCTTCATCGGAGAAGCGCTGTTCGGACAGGACATCCTGTTTTACGCATCAATCGCGCTCACCATCGGCGTTTCGTGGTTCCTGTTTCGCACGCGCGCGGGGCTGCGGCTGCGTGCCGTGGGCGACGCGCCGGTGGCGGCCCATGCCATCGGCATCAATGTTCTTCTGACGCGAACGCTGGCGGTGGTGTTCGGTGGCGCCTGCGCCGGTCTGGCCGGAGCGCAGCTGACCCTTGTGTACACGCCCCAGTGGATCGAGAACATCAGCGCCGAGCGGGGCTGGATCGCCTTGGCGCTGGTGGTGTTCGCCAGCTGGCGGCCGGCCCGGCTTGTGGTGGGGGCGTACCTTTTCGGGGCTGTGACCAACCTTCAGTTCCAGGCGCAGGGGCTTGGCATTCCGGTCGCATCGCAGTTCCTGTCGGCGCTGCCTTATGTGGCCACCATCGTGGTACTGGTCGTGATCGCCTCCAACAGGCGCTTCACGATGATCAATACACCGGCCGCCCTCGGCCAGCCTTTCGTTCCGGATCGCTAG
- a CDS encoding BMP family ABC transporter substrate-binding protein, giving the protein MRRALILAATLAVAAPGLASAQDDPTKACFVYVGPIGDFGWSYQHDQARLDAEEKFGDKLETAYLESVPEGADAERAIERFARSGCDIIFTTSFGYMDATNKVAGRFPGIKFEHATGYKREHPNVSTYNSKFYQGRYIIGQIAASVSETGTAGYIASFPIPEVIRGIDAFLLGAQSVDPDFALKIVWVNSWFDPGREADAAKALISQGADILTQHTDSTAPMQVAAEEGVHAFGQASDQIKFGPETQLTSIIDDWGPYYIERIQAVMDGTWEQSDTWHGLAEGNVAMAPYTNMSDEVAAKAKETEEAIKSGALEPFTGPINKQDGSEWLADGATADIGELLGLNFYVEGVDGSIPN; this is encoded by the coding sequence ATGAGACGCGCCCTCATACTTGCCGCGACGCTTGCCGTTGCCGCGCCCGGCCTTGCGAGCGCCCAGGACGATCCGACCAAGGCCTGCTTCGTCTATGTCGGCCCCATCGGCGACTTTGGCTGGTCCTACCAGCACGATCAGGCCCGGCTCGATGCCGAAGAGAAGTTCGGCGACAAGCTGGAGACCGCCTACCTCGAATCAGTGCCCGAGGGCGCCGATGCGGAACGCGCCATCGAGCGTTTCGCCCGTTCCGGCTGCGACATCATCTTCACGACATCGTTCGGTTACATGGACGCGACCAACAAGGTTGCCGGCCGTTTCCCCGGCATCAAGTTCGAGCACGCCACCGGCTACAAGCGCGAGCACCCCAACGTCTCGACCTACAATTCCAAGTTCTACCAGGGTCGCTATATTATCGGACAAATTGCCGCATCGGTTTCGGAAACCGGCACTGCAGGCTACATCGCGTCCTTTCCGATCCCGGAAGTCATTCGCGGCATTGACGCCTTCCTGCTCGGCGCACAATCGGTCGATCCGGACTTCGCGCTCAAGATCGTGTGGGTGAACTCCTGGTTCGACCCGGGCCGCGAGGCCGACGCTGCCAAAGCGCTGATCAGCCAGGGCGCCGATATTCTGACCCAGCACACCGATTCCACAGCCCCCATGCAGGTGGCGGCGGAGGAGGGCGTCCACGCCTTCGGTCAGGCGTCCGACCAGATCAAGTTCGGCCCGGAAACGCAGCTGACCTCCATCATCGACGACTGGGGTCCTTATTATATCGAGCGTATTCAGGCGGTTATGGACGGAACGTGGGAGCAGTCCGACACCTGGCACGGCCTCGCCGAGGGCAACGTCGCCATGGCGCCCTACACCAACATGAGCGATGAAGTTGCGGCAAAGGCCAAGGAAACCGAGGAGGCCATCAAGTCCGGCGCCCTCGAGCCTTTCACCGGACCGATAAACAAGCAGGACGGCAGCGAGTGGCTGGCCGACGGAGCCACCGCCGACATCGGAGAACTGCTCGGCCTCAATTTCTATGTTGAAGGCGTAGACGGTTCCATTCCGAACTAA